From the genome of Drosophila melanogaster chromosome 2L, one region includes:
- the CG13244 gene encoding uncharacterized protein, with product MKLKYQKKHQPLDPIKQALRKFARVLGKAFLYLGTPPLCPLHQSSALSLLHCHYLGVCPICALSSFSGSGTSCSSPCSSYCGNSTTLSAPCKFSMKSRMLNK from the exons atgaaattgaagtATCAAAAGAAACACCAGCCGCTCGACCCAATTAAACAAGCACTTCGAAAGTTTGCACGAG TTCTTGGCAAGGCCTTCTTATACCTCGGCACCCCACCCCTGTGTCCACTCCACCAGTCCAGTGCGTTGAGCCTACTGCACTGTCACTATTTAGGCGTCTGTCCAATCTGCGCTCTGAGCTCATTTTCAGGAAGCGGGACATCATGTTCGAGTCCGTGTTCTTCGTACTGCGGCAATTCTACAACTTTGTCTGCCCCATGCAAATTTTCTATGAAATCGAGGATGCTGAACAAGTAG